The genomic region atttaatagttataacAGGGGAGGGAAGATTAGAAACCTTGATGTCTCCATTGATAGTTATAACTAATTTTAATACAGTATCTTTTCAAATAAAGCAACCTAACAGtaagtaaattttaatttaggttTGATTAAATTTCCTTGAACAACTTTTAATTAATAGGTATATTCTACTCTAAAAGTTCTCtaattgactttttatttattaatacttattaaatGAAGGCTAAATTACATATTACACCTCTAACTTTGACTTGTTTTTAATTCAATTCTTTAGAAACATATTTAAACATATTTAAgtttaatattgaaaaaaaaaatgaaacttaaattactaatttgaaAATAAGTTCAAGTTGGAGGATGTAATTTGGAGtagttaaataaatatgttttacataaaaataaaatttcttgatCATTACATGCCATGTTGATGAGTAGATAAATAGATATGTAATTATagtccatttttatttttatttcatttgaggAAAAATTAATCGATGATGTAAAACTGACCTAGATATCATGATTGCTACACATTTGATAATTGCCATACATTTAATCTGCAATTATGCAATCTACATCAAacaattattatatagtccaagtttttgaaagtttcaaacaatgaccaaaagacttttgaggatttgaacAATGACCAAAGACTAGGTGACAAAGTTTTCATGAATAAAGGTATCTGACATATCAATAACTTAAAAAGAGGCACGATTATTTTCTTccacacaaaattttaatagatAAGTCCACTCCCCCTAGTAActtcttaaaataatattagaaaTGTATGTATACATATTTAGAAAAAGTTAGTCCATATTATGAAATATCAATCCAAACAATTATGTATTATACTGTTTAAGTTGCACcaattatgctcttgtttccagtttatcatttttttgtaATACACTTTATTACTCTAAACAAAAATGTAGTACAATTTATAGtgtctttaaaattttagtaatagGGGAATCAAAGattaagaaatagaaatagcaTTAGGtacataagaaaaaaaacagttctactttttttttttttgagaaacacacacacacatatataggggaagggggatgagataagggaatacactcacacgctaACACTAAAAAGCAGTTCTACTTAATGAAAATAGGAAAGATGATTGTTGGCTATGCCATTGTATGTATGAAATACAATACCAAATCGGATCCTCTAGACCTTATCACTTTATGTTCAAtttttatcaagattttttttttttctcagattattaagaaattttctgcttttACAGTGATCTTGGATACAATATTCCTAAGGGTGTTTTTTCACAAGTGCTTCCACTCTACTAAAGTAAACGTATCTTAAAACCAATGGCTTGAGTACTGGCCTTTTTTATTTGTGCATTTGGCATGTGCCTAGATTACattgatttaattaataattatgcgAAGAGGATGCCTTTCACTTATTTGCTGGGTCCTAGATAATGTGCTAAATGTGTAGCATAAATGTCATAATAAGTTAATTATTTCCATAAACTGATGATTCTTAATAGGTAAAGACAAAACttataataaaagataaaaaatatatatacatatatatatatatatatatatatatatatatatatatgttaataaaAATCTATCCACTAGAGGTATCAGAATGAGTGAATTGAAATATAAAGTAGATAGGATTATTATTATACTTAATTATAgagaatttttatatatatacctcACCCGGATTACCGGATTTTTTGACTTTCAAAGCTAGTTAATAGAGTGAGCCACATAATCCTTTCCTGGTTATGGTCCCTTCTGATAATCGTGGCCGCCTATAAATATAGATGCATGTATCTATGACACCTCAGTCCCAAAACAcccaaaatatattatatcCTTCTCATTTCTCTCAAAGCCAAAGCAAACATGGtactcttctttctcattttcttcctGTTCCTTTCTCTACCTaattcatctctctcttctttttcttttaattcatcTACGCCTCTTTGCCATTCACACGAATCCTCTGCTTTGCTCCATTTCAGAAACTCTTTTGCTGTCGgctattctagttattattgtGATTTGTATTCTTATCCTCCGAAGAATTTGTGGAAAATGGGTACAAATTGTTGTGGGTGGGATGGGGTCACCTGTGATACAATGACAGGTCATGTCATTGGTGTCGACCTCAGTTGTAGTGGGCTTCATGGTCCCATCCATCCTAATACCACCCTTTTCTCTCTTCGCCATCTCCAAAGGCTCAACCTTGCTTACAACGATTTCTATGGCTCCACATTTTCATCTAAGTTTGGTGGCTTTGCAAACATGACGCATCTCAACCTCACTTACTCCTTTCATGGCTGCTCCTCTGTTGGCTCCTCCTTTGCTGGTAATGTCCCATCTGAAATCTCCCACTTATCCAAACTGGTTTCACTTGATCTCTCTGGGAATATTGACATGAGAATAGAAACGCCTAATTTGAAAAGGCTTATTCAAAACCTAACCCATCTAACTGAACTTGTTTTATATCGGATTGATATGTCTTCTGTTTCAACTAGTTGTCTCACAAATTTGTCGTCTTCTTTAACATCTCTTCGTCTTAATTTTTGCCAATTGAAAGGGAAATTTCCAGATAATATATTCCACCTTCCAAACCTCCAGATACTCCGTGTAGCTTACAACTACAATCTCACTGGTTCCCTTCCAACGTATAACTGGAGTACTCCTCTCATGTCCTTGCATGTCTCTAAAACCCAATTCTCAATTGACTTACCTTATTTAATCAGCAACCTCAAGTCCTTAAAACAATTGCTTGTCAGTGGATGCAATTTCATAGGTTCATCGTATCCAACATTTCTTTCAAATCTCACACAAATAACTCTTTTGGACATCTCATATAATAACTTTGGTGGTCAGTGTCCATGGTCCCTCCTAAACAATACTGGACTTACTTTCTTAGATCTCTCATACAACAATTTCATAGGGCAACTTCCGGAAGTTACGACAAAGTTGACCCAAATTTTGTCttcaaataattcatttaatagTCAACTAGTCAACAAGATTCCTTCCAATCTAAAATCTCTCATCTTATCTGGTAACTTATTGAATGGGACAATACCATCTTGGGTGTATACAATACCATCTTTGTTTGAATTACACCTTGATGATAACCAATTCACTGGGCATATTGGTGAATTCCAGCATAGCTCATTGGTTTATCTAAGTGTTTCCTTCAATAATTTTAGTGGCAATGTGGAGCCAAAAATATTCTCAAAGCTCAAAAGTCTCCAATATCTTTGTATGTCAAATAATCCTCACCTATCACTACACTCCTTCACATCTGCCACCAATATTTTGTCCAAAATTCACTTATTAGAATTGTCTTCTTCCAACATAACCGAAATTCCACAGTTTTTACGAACTGCAGAATATATAGAATACTTAGAACTTTCCAACAACCATATCAAAGGCAATATTCCATCCTGGGTAATGGAGGTGGGGAAGGATTCATTGTATTACTTTTCAGTCTCAAGGAATAATTTAACTGGGCACATCCCTTCCTTGATTTGCAATCTCAGTTCCCTCATATTCCTTGATTTCTCTTATAATCACTTGAATAACATGATTCCTCCATGTTTGGGAAAGTTAAGTGATAATCTCAAAGACTTGAATTTACAAAGTAACAATCTTAATGGCACTGTCCCAACAACATTTGCAAAGGGATGTCAATTAAGAAGTCTGAAACTCAATGGCAACCAATTGGAAGGGGCATTGCCACAATTGTTGGTCCATTGTAGAAATTTGGAAGCTCTGGATTTTGGTAACAACAAGATTAATGGCACGTTTCCTTGTTGGTTGGAAACTCTTCTAGAGTTGCGAGTTCTTATCTTGCGATCAAACAACTTTCATGGTGTCATAGGCAATCCCAAGACCAAATTCCCGTTCCCTAATTTGCGAATCATAGATCTCTCTCACAACGAGTTCCATGGTCTTTTgccaacaaaatttttcatgtaTCTAAAAGCCATGATGAATGCGAATGCAGACAAAGGTGAATTGAAATATATGGGTGATAGGTATTATCAAGATTCTGTGACATTGGTGATGAAAGGGAATTTCATAGTTTTGGTGAAAATTCTAAGTCTATTAACAACCATTGATTTCTCCAACAATAATTTCAAAGGAGAAATTCCAAATGTAATTGGAGAGCTTCGATCATTGAAGGGGCTTAATTTTTCACACAATAATCTTATGGGTTGTATGCCTCAATCGTTGGGAAATTTAACCAATCTTGAATGGTTAGATCTCTCCTCAAACAAGCTCACAGGTGAAATTCCTATACAATTGGTAGATCTCACAATGCTAGCATTTTTAAACCTATCAAAAAATCATCTTTTTGGACATATACCCCAAGGTAAACAATTCAATACCTTTATGAATGATTCTTACTATGGGAACCTTGGGTTATGTGGATTTCCAATGACAAAAGTTTGTGGCAATGATGAGGGACAGCAACCATCGCCATCATCAACCATTCAAGAAGATGATTTCGAATTTGAAAATGGGTTTCATTGGAAAGTTGTATTGTTGGGGTATGGCTGTGGATTCATgtttggattgggtttgggttatcTTGTGTTCTCAAGTGGAAAACCAAAATGGCTAGTGAATATTGTTTATGGAGGAAGACATAACAAGTTACGAAGATCCTAAAAGAATGCTCGTGGTTGAACTCATTGAAGAAGAATTTAGTGGATACAAATACTGATTCTAggtatatttttatatactaatattttcgaaaatatctatttcataattttttgctttcttaAAACTGTCTTTATATTGGTAAGAAgattcttcatttttaatttcctttatgCTAGTTAGGAATGGTTGTATTTGTGTTAATGTGAGGCTTATTACTAGTGTTACTGGGTGCATAAGCTTCTAtgcttcctttaaaaaaaaaaacccttttatgTTTAAGGTATAGCCATACCAGAGAGTATATAGGCTACTACTATGTAACCACCACATTTCAATGCTTTATTTATGTCAGACTTCATTTAATGACCCTGCTTTATGCTCTAGTGTGAGAAGAAATTTCTCTACTCCATTGCAATTCTAACTACATCTTGTGGtctgagtattttttttttttaaaggggcAACTTCACAGCTTAGTTGCAACTTCAAATAATCTTGTGGTCTGGGTTATATTCTATTAcatatttcaattattattattattacatccTTGTAATATTACCTTCCTTTTACAGATTAAATATCTTGTTGGTTGGATTGCATGAAGagtggttatttatttattgaagagCGGTGTTAATTACCCTAGTGCTACCTAGAATGCTTGGAGGAGTAGACTAATTTCCTCTATATTTTCAATTAGATAAGATTCTAAAGTTACATATTGATTGTGGGGAAAGCATAGAAACTTAATGAATTGAATATATGTTCCTAGTGATTTTTGTTGTATTGGTTTCAACAAATTGTTACATACACCTTTACTAGTTGTTTCAAGAACTTTTTGGTATGGTTTTTCAggtctaaaatttcaaaaaagaaaaaaagaaaatgaaatgcttTTCTTATTCCAAATTCTTTTAAACTAACAATAAAGAACAGCTCTTAGTAATTCTTTTTGTTGTAGTGCTCTTATGTACAGGCTGGTGGCcctttctatctctctaacagGATGGAGGGACAACATTCATTCATATTTAGATCACTGGTTGACATTCCATGACCAAATGACGATAAAATATTGTATGTTCTTATTTTTGGTGTCTAATTTCTTGCCATTTATTTTTAGGTACTAATTTGTTGGTCTTaattttttgtgggattttcTTGATCAGGGCTGTGGTGCTTCTGTCCTTTTTGATGATAGCAATTGTAATAAAAACTATTTCAGACCTTGAgggttttcaataaaattgatttcatcAAGGAGGAGCTTGAAAAGGCTTGTCCAGGGGTAGTTTCATGCGCTAATATTGTTTCTATTGCCACAAGAGATGGCATTATGCTGGTTTGTTCTTGATCCTTAATCTtcctattctctctctctttaaagatatttttgttaatatcCAGAGTCCTTTAGCAACACTTTAAGGTTTAGGATTTGATGATTGTTTGTGGACAATGATTCTTGAATGAAACTTGGGTAAAATGTAAGAAACAAACTTTAAAAGAGTTGGTAcctctttacattttttttacgtCGAGAGGAGTCTATAAAGTACATATTAGTTGTGGGGAAAGATTAGAAAGTTAATGAATTGAGAATATGTTCCTAGTGATTTTTGCTGTTTTGGTTTCCACAAATTGTTAGTCACCTTTAATTAGCCAACTATTTGTTTCAGGCACTTTTTGATTATGGTTTCTCAggtcaaaaaattcaaaaaaaaaaaaaaagaaaaaaaaaaggaaaagaagaagaaaaagaaagaaagaaaagagaaatactTTTCTTATTCCAAATTCCGTTAAACTGATAGTAAAGAACAGCTCTTGGGAAGTCTGATGATGTGTTTGGGCCCAAATGCAGTTAGTTGGCCACCTTTCATTGCCTGTGTAGCAGCTGGATGTTTGATGTGAAACAAAGACAAAAGGTTTGTTCCATATTTGTTTTTGCCTtgatttctcatttctttttcttcttaggAATTTAGCTGGAATATGCTTGTAAACTATTGTGTTGTATGATAGCCACATAGTATCATTGGGTCCTAGagggatataatttttttgaattagtaATAGTGTGAAAAAAGGATTCATATACTTTGGAAATTGTATGGGAACATAAAGGTAACATTTTAGATTtgcattttacaatatttttctgttttgtaGCAATTAGGGAGAGTAAAACATTCAATTTGTCTCAGTATAAATGTCTTTACTTCTTTTCTGGGTTTGAAGCAAGGGAACCCAAAACTGACCAACTAGTTGTTTCAGGCACTTTTTAGTTAAGGTTTTTTCAAGtctaaaatgtcaaaaaataaataaaattaaatacttTTCTTATTCTAATTTCTGTTAAACTGACAATAAAAAATAGCTCTATATTGATAACTCCTTTTATTGGAATTCTCTGATGTAAACTACTATACATGACATCACAGGCTAGACAGCATTCTTTCATATTTCAACAGACGCCTAATCTTAGGCTTCTTGGCCTCTTTGATCATCTGAGGGTGCACAGAAAACTGGGAAGATTGGCTATGAATTCATATAGAAACACCTCTATGACTTCAAGGGGATAGGGCAGCCAGACCCAACTATAACTCCTGATTTCCTTGCTGAGATGAGAATGAGGTGCCAAGACAGTAATAGGACCACCACTCagccttcttcttcatccatgGCTTCATTGGAAATTACTGAATCTGCAGTGGGGGAAGTCATATTTGCAGGCATTGTCATCTTCAATATCATCTGGGGCAGGTTTTGGCACTCACTACTATCAGAGCTTTTTAAGGGGGAGAGGACTCCTTTTTGCCAATCAGCAATTGATGGCTAATGAGGAGTCCTCAAGATTGGTAAGGGCTTATGCTTCAAATGGCTAATTAATCTTTCGAATGGACTTTGCTCAGGTGATGTTGAAGATGTTAGGTCTTAATGTTCTAACTAGATCTCAAGGTCCGACGAAACTACTCCATGGCCTTGGTCAGTTTCTAAGTGTCAGTCTGGCCATAATGAACTCTTGAGATCTCTGTTCTTTCATATTAGTTTTTCATATGTTCTATGTTTGATTGTAGATGCTGTGacttctaaatttcttgtctgTACTAATTTTTGAGTCTATATATAAAGGCAATGGCATAGAGTGTAAAGTCTGTAGACATTAGTTGATGCTTTTGGTTGGTATGTCTGTGTTTTAGTTGGTATGGCATAAAGTGTAGACATTAGTTGAAGCAGCTTAAAAATACTACTGGGAAAGGCTGGTATGTCTGTGTCTTAACGAGGAGTTTCTATTTTAGCTTTTCGTTATATCTTCTTATGTCTggttggttgctgagaaaaggaaagagaggaaagctttgaattttttaaactttaatgcTTTTGTTTTCAAGTTAATCACTAACTCTCTCCTCAAATAGTCTTAGGTGTAAATGGGTGGAggaatttggttttttttgggtCTCAACTAATAAGAtttgttgttcttcttcttcttcttctttttttccctctcctgCTAACAATGATTacattctttttttggtaaaatgtACATAGGTTTGACTTGCTTGCACAAACCATCACCCCAAAGATTCAGAAAGATTTGCATTTACTGAAGGTGCAGTGAACTCTATTTTTTCCATGTAATTTGTTTCCACGGCACTACTTTTCAATTACTTTTCAATTATGCCCAAATGATTCTCTGTAACATCTTAATTGCTTCATTgtttttatcaaaagaaaaaaaaaattgtttcattttTGAGAATTTGCTTAGTGTTTAAACTTTCAACTTGTGTGCTTTAGGGAATGTGCAATTAAAAAACTTGAGTCACTATCATACAGAAATGAAATTATGGAAATTATTTAAATGCCTCTTTGTAAATTAAGGTTATAGCTTGAAGTATAATTAAATCTTACTCTTCTACTTAAGAGATTGTTTGACTTTAGATAACTAACAAACTGGAAAAATAGAAATGAAGTAGATGGTAGGGGACTTCCTATTGATGCATTTAATATGTTCTATAATACATATGTAGTCATTAGCCTTTGACTGGATCCACGTTTAGCATTCGAAAATTCCTTTCTATGTATGGaatgtaaaatttttacttaccaaaaaataatGTTTGTGTAAAATTTGAGTCTAGATGGGTAAAATACCAAATTGAAACTAAAAGCTGGTTGATTTTCCACGAGTTGAACTGGAATTGATAATATTTCTACCAATGGCACTGACAGGGTTGTTGATCTTCTTCATGCCTTGTGTAACTTGTAAGCAGCATCCTTAGGCCTTCTGTAACTTGTAAGCAGCATCCTTAGTGAGAGGGATTTACCCTGCACTGTACAAAGATGATTTTCCAGGGATATAAATGATATCTGTTAGTCATATACTGCCAGTTAGTTTTCTTGTAAAATGGCATTGGCATACTCAAGTATAAAATTTGGGCTGGGCTGGACTTGAAGTAATTATGATGG from Castanea sativa cultivar Marrone di Chiusa Pesio chromosome 11, ASM4071231v1 harbors:
- the LOC142615723 gene encoding receptor-like protein Cf-9 homolog isoform X1; the encoded protein is MVLFFLIFFLFLSLPNSSLSSFSFNSSTPLCHSHESSALLHFRNSFAVGYSSYYCDLYSYPPKNLWKMGTNCCGWDGVTCDTMTGHVIGVDLSCSGLHGPIHPNTTLFSLRHLQRLNLAYNDFYGSTFSSKFGGFANMTHLNLTYSFHGCSSVGSSFAGNVPSEISHLSKLVSLDLSGNIDMRIETPNLKRLIQNLTHLTELVLYRIDMSSVSTSCLTNLSSSLTSLRLNFCQLKGKFPDNIFHLPNLQILRVAYNYNLTGSLPTYNWSTPLMSLHVSKTQFSIDLPYLISNLKSLKQLLVSGCNFIGSSYPTFLSNLTQITLLDISYNNFGGQCPWSLLNNTGLTFLDLSYNNFIGQLPEVTTKLTQILSSNNSFNSQLVNKIPSNLKSLILSGNLLNGTIPSWVYTIPSLFELHLDDNQFTGHIGEFQHSSLVYLSVSFNNFSGNVEPKIFSKLKSLQYLCMSNNPHLSLHSFTSATNILSKIHLLELSSSNITEIPQFLRTAEYIEYLELSNNHIKGNIPSWVMEVGKDSLYYFSVSRNNLTGHIPSLICNLSSLIFLDFSYNHLNNMIPPCLGKLSDNLKDLNLQSNNLNGTVPTTFAKGCQLRSLKLNGNQLEGALPQLLVHCRNLEALDFGNNKINGTFPCWLETLLELRVLILRSNNFHGVIGNPKTKFPFPNLRIIDLSHNEFHGLLPTKFFMYLKAMMNANADKGELKYMGDRYYQDSVTLVMKGNFIVLVKILSLLTTIDFSNNNFKGEIPNVIGELRSLKGLNFSHNNLMGCMPQSLGNLTNLEWLDLSSNKLTGEIPIQLVDLTMLAFLNLSKNHLFGHIPQGKQFNTFMNDSYYGNLGLCGFPMTKVCGNDEGQQPSPSSTIQEDDFEFENGFHWKVVLLGYGCGFMFGLGLGYLVFSSGKPKWLVNIVYGGRHNKLRRS
- the LOC142615723 gene encoding receptor-like protein Cf-9 isoform X2; translated protein: MVLFFLIFFLFLSLPNSSLSSFSFNSSTPLCHSHESSALLHFRNSFAVGYSSYYCDLYSYPPKNLWKMGTNCCGWDGVTCDTMTGHVIGVDLSCSGLHGPIHPNTTLFSLRHLQRLNLAYNDFYGSTFSSKFGGFANMTHLNLTYSFHGCSSVGSSFAGNVPSEISHLSKLVSLDLSGNIDMRIETPNLKRLIQNLTHLTELVLYRIDMSSVSTSCLTNLSSSLTSLRLNFCQLKGKFPDNIFHLPNLQILRVAYNYNLTGSLPTYNWSTPLMSLHVSKTQFSIDLPYLISNLKSLKQLLVSGCNFIGSSYPTFLSNLTQITLLDISYNNFGGQCPWSLLNNTGLTFLDLSYNNFIGQLPEVTTKLTQILSSNNSFNSQLVNKIPSNLKSLILSGNLLNGTIPSWVYTIPSLFELHLDDNQFTGHIGEFQHSSLVYLSVSRNNLTGHIPSLICNLSSLIFLDFSYNHLNNMIPPCLGKLSDNLKDLNLQSNNLNGTVPTTFAKGCQLRSLKLNGNQLEGALPQLLVHCRNLEALDFGNNKINGTFPCWLETLLELRVLILRSNNFHGVIGNPKTKFPFPNLRIIDLSHNEFHGLLPTKFFMYLKAMMNANADKGELKYMGDRYYQDSVTLVMKGNFIVLVKILSLLTTIDFSNNNFKGEIPNVIGELRSLKGLNFSHNNLMGCMPQSLGNLTNLEWLDLSSNKLTGEIPIQLVDLTMLAFLNLSKNHLFGHIPQGKQFNTFMNDSYYGNLGLCGFPMTKVCGNDEGQQPSPSSTIQEDDFEFENGFHWKVVLLGYGCGFMFGLGLGYLVFSSGKPKWLVNIVYGGRHNKLRRS